AGTCCCCCCTTTTTATACGCAAAGGCCGCAATCTGCTGTTGACCGAGGTGGCCCGCGATTACCTGACCGAGATTCGCCCCAGCCTGCAGGCCATCGGCCGCGCCACGGCCATTGCCTCGCAGAAGAAAAACCGTGAAACCCTGACCATAGCCGCGCCCCCTTCATTAACCACCAAGTGGCTGATTCCACGACTGGCCAGCTTCTTTGCCACCTGCCCTCAATACGATGTTCGCCTGCTGGATCGCATGATTCTGGAGCCGGAAGAAAAGGGCATCGATATCGCCATTGAATACCGCTTTGAGGCCGATCCCCATTTCAAGACACACCAGTTGCTTGACGATGAGATCGTCGCCCTGGCGAGCCCCGAGTATGTAGAGAAACACCAGCTGAACAGCATTGAGGGCCTGCGCGGGCTGACACTGATTGAAACCGAACGCCGCCTGAACTCGTGGAAGTCCATTCTGGCGGACTTTCCCTGGGTCAGGGATCAGCCGTTTTTATCGATGGGTTACTCCCTGCATGCCTTTGAAGCGGCGGCCCAGGGGCTTGGCGTGGCCCTGGGCAACCGGGTCAATGCCCAGGGCATGCTGGCCGCCGGCGAGCTTTGTATTCCGTTCGACATTGATGACTCCCAGCTGCCTCCCCTGCCTCGTTACTATCTCAGCATTCCGCCCCATAAGGAGCGGTGGGCTCGTGTGGCCACCTTTGTGGAGTGGCTGGAAAAAACGCTGAAGTCCGAAGGGGTCGACGGTAAGGAAAGTTAACGGACAAACAACGCCTTCAGTCGCTCAAGCATCCATGTATGCAGGGGACTGTGTCGCGTGCGGCTGTGCCAGGCCACAATCACCTCGAACTTGGGAGTCAGGGTGTCCAGCTGCAACGACGCCACCTTGGGATTGGGCAGCAGCCTGGAGGGATAAAATGAAATCATGTCGGTAGCCCCAATAATATCGGGGGCAGCCGAAAAGCTCGGTACCGACATCACGATATTGCGTTTCAGGCCTTGCAGGGCAAACCATTCATCATGAGAGCCGCGCAGGTTGGCCCGAGAGGGCGACACGATAAGCTGCGGCAGCCGCGCCACTTCCTCCAGGGTCCAGGTTTTTTCCAGGCGTTTGGAGTGGCGGGCCGTAATGCAGATATGCTGCTCTTCAAACAACACCAGATAATGAATGGAAGCGGGAATAAAGGGGGGAAAGCTCAATGCCAGATCGATCTCCCCGGTGGCCATCAACTGTTCAAGGTTATCTGACACAAAATCACGTACGATGATTTTCATATTGGGCGCATCGGCCCGCACGCTTTCCAGAAACCGCGGCAAAATGGCCTGTATGGCGTAATCATTGGCGCTGATACAGAAAGTGCCCTGGTAGCGTTCGGGTTCAAACTGCCCTGCGGTCAACAGATCATCAACCTCGCTCAGAATACGCGAAGCCTTGAGCCCCAGCTGCTCGGCCAGCGGAGTCGGCACCATACGGTTGCCCTGGCGTATAAACAGCCGATCGCCAAACAGGGCGCGCATCTTGCGCAACTGCTCGCTGATGGCCTGCTGGGTCAGTCCCATTTTCCCGGCGACCCTGGACACGCTGCGCTCCTGCAGCAATGACTGCAACACCCTGAGTTGCTTCAGATCAAACTCACCACTCACAGTTGTACCTTTAACAAGCCACCCTTGTTTCAAATTGTATCATGGCGTTTGTACCATATCGGCCCACCACCATTCATTAGGGTGAATGTCATGACTTCCTTGTTACAGTCGTTCAATCCTGTCACTGGCGATGTGCTGGGTCAGGTTGCAATAACGCCGGCGTCGGTGATGCCCGAGATCATCGCCAATGCCAAACGGGCGGCGCAGTCCTGGCGCCGTCTGACTACCTCAGAGCGCGTGCGCCTCGTTCAGGCGGCGTTTGCCCCCGTCATCGACAGGGCGGAAGAACTGGCTACACTGCTCGCCCAGGAGATGGGCAAGGATCTGCGCCGGGCCATGTCGGAAGTGACCGGTACCGCCTATGCCGCCGATTACACGGCACAAGAAGCGGGCGCCGCCCTTGCCACACGCACGCTGAACGCAACCACCCGGCTGCAATATCAGCCCCTGGGTGTCGCCGCAGTGATCTCCCCCTGGAATTACCCGCTGGCCATGGCCGGCAACCTTATCGTGCCCGCCCTGGTGGCGGGCAATACCGTGGTGTTCAAGCCTTCGGAAGAGACTCCGCTTATCGCCCAGGCCCTGGTTGATATTCTCAACCAGACCCTGCCCGCACATGTACTGCAGATCGTGCACGGCAACGAAGAGGCCGGCAAGGCACTGGTCAACAGTGACATTAACCTGATCGCCTTTACCGGCTCGGTGGCCGCCGGAAAAGACATTATGGCCAGCGCCTCATCGGGCCTGAAACGCCTGGTGATGGAGCTGGGTGGAAATGACCCCATGATCGTCATGAACAACGCCAACATCGAAACGGCCGCCCACTTCGCGGTCGCCAGCAGCCTTGAGAATACCGGCCAGATGTGCACCTCCACCGAACGCATTTATGTGGCGTCCGAGGTGGCGGATGCCTTCATCGAGCGTGTTGTGCAACTCGCCGCCCGCTATAAGGCGGGCCCCTGGAACGAGCCGGGCGTCAAGCTGGGCCCCCTGGTCAACCAAAGGCAGCACCGGCATGTTATGCACCATCTGCAGGATGCCATCGGCAGGGGGGCCCGGCTGCGGCTGGGCTCCGTCGAGCAGGCGCCGCCTTATATTTCGCCCGCGGTGATCACGAATATCACGCCAGACATGCTGATTGAGCAGGAAGAAACCTTTGGGCCGGTGATAGCCATCGGTACCGTGAAGGGGCTGGATGAGGCAATAGCCCGGGCCAATCACTCCCCCTACGGCTTGGGTGCCGTGGTGTTTGGCGGTGAAGGCGCCGAACAGGTGGCGGAGCAGCTGGAAGCCGGCATGGTCGCCATCAACAGCGGCGTAGGCGGCACCGGCGACAGCCCCTGGGTCGGGGCAAAACACAGTGGTTATGGTTTTCATGGCTCGCCGGACGGCCACAGGCAGTTTGCCCAGGTCAGGGTGCTGAGCCGACGCCGTTAGGAGAATAACATGAACATCAATGATTTCTACGTGGTGGCCAGGGAGCCTGGCGCCGAGCATTCGGCCCTGCCCACCAGGGCAAGTGACCGCACCAACCCGGCCCAGTTACTCGACAAGGTTGACTGGGACATTCAGCGTCGAGAGATACCGGAAGTGCCCGGCGCCTTTCAGATTCTTAACGTGCTTTCCCGGGAAGAGTGCGAGCGCCTGATTCAAATTTCGGAAACCCTTGGTTACCTGGAAGACGCCGCCGTCTCCCTGCCCCGCTCGGTTCGCCATAACCACAGCCTGACCTGGGTGGTGGATGAGGCAACCGACAACATCATCTGGGAACGCAGTCGGCCTTTCATGGGTGACCCCGAGGGCATCTTTAATGGTAAACGGCCGCTGGGTATCAATGCCCGGTTCAGGTTCTACCGCTATGGCGAAGGTGACTTCTTCAAGCCCCATATCGACGGAGACTGGCCGGGCAGCCGCGTCATCGATCGCACCCTGGTCGGCGATGCCTACCCCGATCGCTGGAGCAAAATGACGTTCCTTGTGCTGCTTTCGGACGAGTTTGAAGGAGGCGCTACCGAATTCTGGGTTAACGAGCCGCATTCCCGGCAGACCAGCAAGGTGGGTGTTCGCACGCCGGCGGGCAGCGTGTTATGTTTCCCTCACGGCAGACACCCCATGCACTGCCTGCACAGCTCGGAGACCATCACCAAAGGGGTCAAGTACATCATTCGCTCCGATGTCCTCTTTGAGGTGTGACCCGGTTTAGCACATTTACCTTTGGGAGCATCCATGAATAAGCAACGTCTGCTGGCCGCGGAAAGCGAGTTTTTAACCCTCTACCCCGGCGGATTCTCCCACCCCCTGATGGTTCGTGAAGGAAAAAGCATCAGATAGCTCAACGCACGGCGCAGGCACAGCAGTGTTTTGCGCCCGAATGCTTTTCCCGGCCACAACAGGTGGCCGAAGACATGGTCAAACTGATCAGCCGCTCCTCCATGGTCTCCATGTTTGAAAAACCCAGACTCAGGGACTGGGTCAGGGCCATGACCCATCATGAAAGAGAAAGCTACTCCTTTGCCCTGAATGACATGCTGCACGGGGATCAGAAATACGGCTTTAACATCATGCTGGACCTGCTGCGCCCCGCCCGGCTGGCCAAGTGGTCATTGATGACCATTCTGCCTTATTACTATACGCCCCGGGCGGAGGTCTTTGTTAAACCCACCACCACCAAAGGGGTTATTCGCTTCTTTGAACTGCAGGGGCTGATTTATAACCCAACCCCAAGCTATCCGTTTTACACCGCCTATCGTGAGCAAATCATTTAAATGAGAAACATGGTGGATGCCTCGCTGCAGCAGGATAATGCCGCCTTTACCGGATTCCTGATGATGTCCACCAAAACACTCGGCTAGCCATGTCCCCAGGCTGGGCTTATATGGTGACTCGCCCTGACGAGCCCATGGCACGCGCGGCCGGCTCCATGGCATGTTTTTTGTACATGTACCAGCTCATCAGGCCGGCCAGCACGTTTCCGAATGTGGCCCCGAAAAACAGCCCGCGCAAACCGTACAGCTCGGATCCAAGCCAGATCAGGGGCAGGTAGCAGCCCAACAGGCGCAATGCGGAAATAACCAGCGCCAGCCTGGGCTTGCCCATGGCATTGCACACCGACACCATGATCATGCAAAGCCCCAGGGCACCATAACTTATCGGCACCAGCCAGAGGTATTCAGCCAGAATGGCCGCCGTGGCCCCGTCACTGATCAGCACTCGACTCAGGGGAGCCGACAGGGCGGCCAGCAGCGCGGCCAGGATCAGCTGCCACAGCACCACGAACTTCACCGCCTTGCCCACCAGCAGCCGAATCTGCTCAAGGTCATTGCTGCCACGCAGTCTGCCTATCATGGGCGGCATCGCCATGGTCAGCGCCAGTACCACAATGATGGACATCAGCTCAATACGACTGCCCAGCCCCCAGGCCGCCACCGCGTCCTCGCCATTCACGGCCACAATGGCCGTGGCCAGCATGGCCGACAACGGCGGCACCAGCTGACTCAGGGTGGAAGGCACCACAAAGGAGATGAGACGTGTCAGCCCGGCGCGAATGCGGACCACGCTGCCGGGCAGTTGGACCAACCGCAGGCGCGCCATGCTGACCACGAGAATGAGGCAACCGGCACCATAAGCACAAATGGTGGCCCAGGCCGCACCGGCCAGGCCCATGTCCAGGACAAAGATAAATAATGGGTCCAGCACAATATTCAGCAGGCTGGTCAATACCATCACCATGCCTGGCAGCATGGTTTTGCCATTAGCCCGAAAAATGCTGTAGCCAAAATACAACATCGCCCCCAACCAGCAGCTGCCGAGCCACGGCAGCCAGTATGCCCGCACCAAAGGGTAAAGGGCCTCACTGGCCCCCAGCGCGGAGAGGATCAGTTGCTGGCCAGCCCAGATCAGCAGACAAAGCACAAACACCACTGCGCCGCCGGTTGCCAGCACCAGGCTGCCCAGTTGCCGGGCATTGCCCTGCTTGCCGGCTCCCAGGGCGGTGGAAATAATCGTTGTGGTGGCGATACCCAGGCCAACCTGTATGCCGATGATGAGCTGAAACACAGGAATGGTGAACCCCACCGCCGCCAGGGGCTGGGTGCCCAGCTGGCCAATATAGGCACTGTCTACCAGCTGGCTGCTCATGGTGGCCAGCACGCCAATCAGCATCGGCCAGGTCATGCGATATAACTGTCTGCCCAGTGACTCGCCGGGTTTACTCATGCTCTACCTGTTCAGCTCGCCCAAAAGGGCATACAGTATCAAATTCATCAATGGCTTGCTCCAGTGCCTAACACCAAACAAAAAATGCACCGCTCAGGGTGCATTTTCGTTATTCGGCACTGGTATTCACGCTTAGCCTCGGGCCTTGCGCTGTTCTTCCATGCGCTTTTCGTGTCGATCGATGCCATCGGTACCATTTTGCAGGTGCTGGCTGGAAAGCTCCTGACCTGACTGTACTGCAGTGAACTGTGCCTTTTCGGCCTGGGATGCTCGCAGTTCGGCCATACGTTTCTCATGGCGGTCAATGCCATCGGCATGGGCGGCGCCCATGGCAAACAGGGACAACAGGGCTACGGCGGGCAGGACTTGTTTATGCATAATTATTTCTCTACTCAAGATTTGGTTAACAGGATTTATTGCTACCCCGCTATGATATTTGAACAGAGGTGAGGCTGTGTACCCGCTACCACTTTGGAATTATTGTGACAAAAAGTTGAAACAAACTCAGCCTAGTTATAGCGATGCACTAGTATAAACCTGCCCCATTAAGGTTTATATTCCCAGCATTATCAAGGATGTAAAGGGCTAAGGAGCGCGAAAAAGGTAGCTCCAGGCCGTTAAACCTCTATAACAATTAGAATATCAATACGCAAAGTTTAAACTTTTTGTTTAAATAGCTTTTCCAAATAGTAGATCACTGAAGGAAGGGAACTCTGTCCAGTTTGTGCAATCTGTCAGGCGCCAAACATACACTTCCAGCCGGACTACTTACTTTGGATTAACAAGCATGGTCAATCAGGTGACCCGGTGATCACGCAGGCTACGTTTACTCCTTGAAAGACGCCTCGATACTCTCATACCGATAACGCGTTGCCAGTGCTTCCGGGGTGTCCTGTTCATAGGTTTTCAGTGAGGTATCCGCCCCCGCCTCCAGCAGTACCCTGGCCGATTCCGCATTGCCATGCCAAATGGCATCGTGCAGCGGCGTATAACCATTATTCGGCCCCTGATCATTCAACACCCTGTCGGCGAGGCGGTCATTGACCAGCAGCTTCAAAATTTCGGGGTGCCCCATATAGGCGGCTTTATGCATGGCAATGGCATTCATCGGATAACCGGTAATGGTTTGATCCGCGCCATACTCCAGCAACACCTTGACCACCT
The Oceanimonas doudoroffii DNA segment above includes these coding regions:
- a CDS encoding aldehyde dehydrogenase family protein; this translates as MTSLLQSFNPVTGDVLGQVAITPASVMPEIIANAKRAAQSWRRLTTSERVRLVQAAFAPVIDRAEELATLLAQEMGKDLRRAMSEVTGTAYAADYTAQEAGAALATRTLNATTRLQYQPLGVAAVISPWNYPLAMAGNLIVPALVAGNTVVFKPSEETPLIAQALVDILNQTLPAHVLQIVHGNEEAGKALVNSDINLIAFTGSVAAGKDIMASASSGLKRLVMELGGNDPMIVMNNANIETAAHFAVASSLENTGQMCTSTERIYVASEVADAFIERVVQLAARYKAGPWNEPGVKLGPLVNQRQHRHVMHHLQDAIGRGARLRLGSVEQAPPYISPAVITNITPDMLIEQEETFGPVIAIGTVKGLDEAIARANHSPYGLGAVVFGGEGAEQVAEQLEAGMVAINSGVGGTGDSPWVGAKHSGYGFHGSPDGHRQFAQVRVLSRRR
- a CDS encoding MATE family efflux transporter, translating into MSKPGESLGRQLYRMTWPMLIGVLATMSSQLVDSAYIGQLGTQPLAAVGFTIPVFQLIIGIQVGLGIATTTIISTALGAGKQGNARQLGSLVLATGGAVVFVLCLLIWAGQQLILSALGASEALYPLVRAYWLPWLGSCWLGAMLYFGYSIFRANGKTMLPGMVMVLTSLLNIVLDPLFIFVLDMGLAGAAWATICAYGAGCLILVVSMARLRLVQLPGSVVRIRAGLTRLISFVVPSTLSQLVPPLSAMLATAIVAVNGEDAVAAWGLGSRIELMSIIVVLALTMAMPPMIGRLRGSNDLEQIRLLVGKAVKFVVLWQLILAALLAALSAPLSRVLISDGATAAILAEYLWLVPISYGALGLCMIMVSVCNAMGKPRLALVISALRLLGCYLPLIWLGSELYGLRGLFFGATFGNVLAGLMSWYMYKKHAMEPAARAMGSSGRVTI
- a CDS encoding 2OG-Fe(II) oxygenase, whose product is MNINDFYVVAREPGAEHSALPTRASDRTNPAQLLDKVDWDIQRREIPEVPGAFQILNVLSREECERLIQISETLGYLEDAAVSLPRSVRHNHSLTWVVDEATDNIIWERSRPFMGDPEGIFNGKRPLGINARFRFYRYGEGDFFKPHIDGDWPGSRVIDRTLVGDAYPDRWSKMTFLVLLSDEFEGGATEFWVNEPHSRQTSKVGVRTPAGSVLCFPHGRHPMHCLHSSETITKGVKYIIRSDVLFEV
- a CDS encoding LysR substrate-binding domain-containing protein, translated to MYKFPPLYALRVFEAVARLGGVRQAAQELCVTPPAVSHQLAKLEEYLESPLFIRKGRNLLLTEVARDYLTEIRPSLQAIGRATAIASQKKNRETLTIAAPPSLTTKWLIPRLASFFATCPQYDVRLLDRMILEPEEKGIDIAIEYRFEADPHFKTHQLLDDEIVALASPEYVEKHQLNSIEGLRGLTLIETERRLNSWKSILADFPWVRDQPFLSMGYSLHAFEAAAQGLGVALGNRVNAQGMLAAGELCIPFDIDDSQLPPLPRYYLSIPPHKERWARVATFVEWLEKTLKSEGVDGKES
- a CDS encoding LysR family transcriptional regulator — protein: MSGEFDLKQLRVLQSLLQERSVSRVAGKMGLTQQAISEQLRKMRALFGDRLFIRQGNRMVPTPLAEQLGLKASRILSEVDDLLTAGQFEPERYQGTFCISANDYAIQAILPRFLESVRADAPNMKIIVRDFVSDNLEQLMATGEIDLALSFPPFIPASIHYLVLFEEQHICITARHSKRLEKTWTLEEVARLPQLIVSPSRANLRGSHDEWFALQGLKRNIVMSVPSFSAAPDIIGATDMISFYPSRLLPNPKVASLQLDTLTPKFEVIVAWHSRTRHSPLHTWMLERLKALFVR